Below is a window of Nocardia asteroides DNA.
GCGCTCCGGCAGCGGAGCGCCGAGCGCGGTCTGGAGGTCGATGGGCATGGGATCTACTCCTGCTAGATGGTGGATTCGGTGGTCACGCGGCGGCCTCGGCCTGCTTCGCGGCCGCGATGTCGAGCACCGCGAGGTAGGCGAAGGTGATCGCGGGGCCGATGGTGGCGCCGGGCCCGGCGTAGGTGTGGCCCATCACCGGGGCGCTGGTGTTGCCCGCGGCGTAGAGGCCCTCGATCACCGAATCGTCCTCGCGCAGTACGCGACCGGAAGTGTCGGTGACCAGTCCGCCCTTGGTGCCCAGGTCGCCCGGGACGATCTTGGCCGCGTAGAACGGGCCCTGCGAGATCTCGGCCAGGCACGGGTTGGGCTTGACGGTGGGATCGCCGTAGTAGCGGTCGTAGTGGCTGTTGCCGCGGCCGTAGTCCTCGTCCTTGCCGGTGGCGGCGAAGCCGTTGAACCGGGTCACGGTCGCGTCCAGGCTGTCGGCGGGGACGCCGATCTTCTCGGCCAGTTCCGCGATGCTGTCGGCCTTGACGATGTAGTCGTTCTCCATCCAGCGCGACGGGAACCGCTGACCCGGCTGCAGGCCGGCGAAGATGTAGCGGTTGCGGTAGCGCTGGTCGAACACCAGCCACGCGGGCACGTTCTCGCCGGGACCGGCGCCTTGGCCGTGCTCACCGCCGTACATGGTGTGCACCGCCTCGACATACGGCGCCGACTCGTTGCCGAACCGCTCGCCCCGGTCGTTGACCATGATGGTGCCGGGCAGATTGCGCTCGGCGAGGGCGAACCAGGGCTTGCCGCCCTTGAAGATGGTCGGACCCCACCAGGCATCCTCCATGAATCCGACCGTCGCTCCCGCCGCCATACCGGCGACGATGCCATCTCCGGTGTTGCCCGCGGCGCCGGTTGTCCACTCAGTGGTTATCGGCTGACGCTGGTACTTGGCGCGCATGTCGGCGTTGTGCTCGAACCCGCCGCTGCCCAGGACCACGCCGTAGCGCGCGGTGAAGGTCACCGGCTCGCCGTCGACGGTGGCCTTGACCCCGGTGACCCGCCCGTCGGTGACAACGAGGTCGGTGAGCGGGGTGTTCAGCAGCACCGGAACGCCCGCGTCGAGCAGGCCCTTACGCATGGCGGCCATGATCGCCTGACCCATGCCGAGCAGGTGTTTGCCGGTGAACTTGGCCAGGTAGGTACGGGCGCCGACGCGCAGCGCGCGCATCATGCCCTTCGGGTGGCGCTTGATCAGGTTGAGCCGCACGAAGTCGGCCTGCATGACGACCACGTTCAGCGGCGCCTTGGCGTAGGGCGGTTCCAGGTTGGCCAGTTCCGCGCCGAGCACCTTGCCGTTGAACGGCGTCGGCTCGCACGAACGGCCCTGGCCGAGTCCGCCGGGCGCTTCGGGGTAGTAGTCGGAGTAGCCGGGCACCCACTTCATCTTCAGCGGGGTGTGGTCGAGGACGAAGTCGAAGGCCTCGGCGCCGCGATCGAGGTAGGTGTCGATCTTCTCCGCGGGCACCGCGTCGCCGATGATGCTGTGCAGGTAGGTGCGCGCCTCCTCGCGGTCGTCGGGGCGGCCCGAGGCCTTCAGCGCCTTGTTGCCCGGGATCCAGACGCCACCGCCGGATCGGGCCGTCGAGCCACCGTAGTGGGCCGCCTTCTCCAACAGCACGACGCTCAGTCCGTTGTGGGCCGCGGTGAGGGCGGCCGTCATCCCGGCGGCGCCGCTACCGACGACCACCACATCGTATTCCCGATCACTCATGTGGAACACGTTATAGAAGGGGTTGGCGGTTTGACAGCCCAAACTGGAACTTGTTCCAGTGGGCTCGGCGTTTCCTCTCCACATACTGGAACGTGTTATAGAAATCACCCACAGTCGCGTTGTATTGTCAGGTGAACGGCTGACGAGGCTCCGGGAAACCGGTTACAGTTTTGACGTCGTGATCCATCCCGCCCGTGCTGCCTAGGAGGTCCGCGTGCTGCCCGACGCGGTACGAACTCAACTCGCCGACGAACTGGCCCGCGCCGAGGACGAGCGGGTCGCCGTCTCGCCGCTGGTCGACCGGTATCCCGATATCGATGTCGTCGACGCCTACGAGATCCAGCTGCTCAACATCCAGCGCCGGCTGAAGGCGGGTGCCAAGGTCGTCGGTCACAAGGTGGGCCTGTCGTCGAAGGCCATGCAGCAGATGATGGGCGTGGACGAGCCCGACTACGGACACCTGCTCGCCGAGATGGAGGTCTTCGAGGACGTCCCCGTCGACACCTCGAAATACCTGCTCCCGCGCGTGGAGGTCGAGGTCGGTTTCGTCCTCGGCGCCGACCTGCCCGGCGAGGACTGCACCGAAGCCGACGTCCTCGCCGCGACCGTCGCCTACGCGCCCTCGATCGAGCTGATCGATTCGCGGATCAAGGACTGGAAGATCGGCCTGGCCGACACCATCTCCGACAACGCCTCCTCCGCCGGTTTCGTCCTCGGCAAACAGCGCGTCGCGCCCGGCGACATCGACATCAAGGCCATCGATGCCGTGCTCACCCGCAACGGTGAGGTCATCGCCGAGGGCCGCAGCGACGCGGTGCTGGGTGACCCGGTGATCGCGGTGGCGTGGCTGGCGCGCAAGGTCGCGACCTTCGGGGTGCGGTTGAAGAAGGGCGACATCGTGCTGCCCGGTTCCTGCACCCGCGCCATCGACGCCCGCCCGGGGGACGAATTCCTCGCCGACTTCGCCGGACTCGGTTCCGTCCGTTTGCGTTTCAGCTGACCCAGACTTCCAAGGAGTACACCGTGACCAGCAAAGTCACCGCCGCGATCGTGGGGTCCGGCAATATCAGCACCGACCTGCTCTACAAACTGCTGCGCTCGGACAAGATCGAGCCGCGCTGGATGATCGGCATCGACCCGGAGTCGGAAGGGCTGAAGCGGGCACGCGGGCTGGGTCTGGAGACCTCGGCCGAGGGCGCGGACTGGCTGCTGGCCCTCGACGAGAAGCCGGACCTGGTGTTCGAGGCCACCTCCGCCTACGTGCATCGCGCGTACGCGCCGAAGTACGAGGCCGCGGGCATTCGCGCCGTCGACCTCACCCCGGCCGCGGTCGGTCCTGCGGTGATCCCGCCGGTGAACCTGGACTCGCTGCGTGACGCGCCGAACGTCAACATGATCACCTGCGGCGGCCAGGCCACCATCCCCATGGTCGCGGCCGTATCCCGCGTCGTGCCGGTCAAATACGCCGAGATCGTCGCCTCGGTGTCCTCGGTCTCGGCCGGCCCCGGCACCCGCGCCAATATCGACGAGTTCACCAAGACCACCTCCAAGGGGGTCGAAACCATCGGTGGCGCCGAGCGCGGCAAGGCCATCATCATCTTGAACCCGGCCGAGCCGCCGATGATCATGCGCGACACCATCTTCTGCTCCATCCCCGACGACGCCGACCGCGACGCCATCGCCGAGAGCATCGTCGCCATGGAGAAGTCGATCCAGGAATACGTGCCCGGCTACCGGCTGCTCAACGACCCGCAGTTCGACGACCCGTCGGTGATCTCCGGTGGCATGGCCAAGGTCTCGATCTTCGTCGAGGTCGAAGGCGCGGGCGACTTCCTGCCCCCCTATGCGGGCAACCTCGACATCATGACCGCCGCCGCGACCCGCGTGGGCGATGTGGTGGCCGATCAGATCATCTCGGCTCGGGTGTAAGGAGATTCGACCATGAGCAATATCCTGAAGCCCTTCTCGGGCGAACTCGACGTGCGCGTCACCGACACCTCGCTGCGGGACGGCTCGCACCACAAGCGCCACCAGTTCACCGTGGACGAGGTGCGCAATATCGTTGCCGCCCTGGATGGTTCGGGCGTGCCCGTCATCGAAGTCACCCACGGTGACGGCCTCGGCGGATCCTCGTTCAACTACGGGTTCTCGAAAACCCCGGAGCAGGAACTGATCAAGGCCGCCGCGGAGACCGCCAAGCAGGCCAAGATCGCCTTCCTCATGCTGCCGGGTGTCGGCGTCAAGGAAGACATCAAGATCTCCCAGGACAACGGCGCGTCCATCTGCCGCATCGCCACCCATTGCACCGAGGCCGATGTGTCCATCCAGCACTTCGGGCTCGCGCGCGAACTCGGCCTGGAGACCGTCGGCTTCCTGATGATGGCCCACTCCACCACGCCGGAGAAGCTCGCCAAGCAGGCCCGCATCATGGCCGACGCGGGCTGCCAGTGCGTGTACGTCGTCGACTCCGCGGGCGCGCTCGTCCTCGAACAGGTCTCGGACCGCGTCGCGGCCCTGGTCGCCGAACTCGGCGACGACGCCCAGGTGGGCTTCCACGGCCACGAGAACCTCGGCCTCGCGGTCGCGAACTCGGTCTACGCCGTGCGCGCCGGCGCCACCCAGATCGACGGCTCGGCCCGGCGCTTCGGCGCGGGCGCGGGCAACCTGCCGGTCGAAGCCTTCATCGGCGTCTGCGACAAGCTCGGCGTCAAGACCGGCGTCGACTTCTTCGCCGTCACCGACGCCGCCGAAGACGTCGTCCGCCCCGCCATGCCCACCGAATGCCTCCTCGACCGCCAAGCTCTCATGATGGGCTACGCCGGCGTCTACTCCAGCTTCCTCCGCCACGCCGAACGCCAAGCCGAACGCTACAACGTCTCCGCCGCCGAAATGCTCGTCCGCGCAGGCCAACGCAAACTCGTAGGCGGCCAGGAAGACCAACTCATCGACATCGCCCTCGAACTCCAACGCGAAGCCACCGCCTCGGCCTGACCCCCCTGGACATCCGATCACCACGCTCTGGTGGCACTGCGCTCTCGGGCGATGCCGCCACCAGAGCGTGGTGATCTTTTGTTTGTCGGTGGGGGTGGGGAGGATGGCTGGGTATGGGGGGATTTGGTGGGGCGTTTGTGGGGTCTCGGGCGGTTGCGGCGGGGGTGTTGACGCGGTGGGAATTGCGGCACGACTTCGAGCGGGTGGCTCATGATGTGTACGTTGCGCGTGGGCTCCGGCTGGATGCGGTAGGGCGCGCGAAAGCCGCGGTGCTTTGGACCAAAGGCCGAGGCGTGCTCTTGGGGCTTTCGGCGTCTGCGATGCTCGGGAGCAAATGGATCGACGCCGACACCCCGGCCGAGATCGCGATGCCGACCTACCGCCGACCGCCGCCATGGATCATCTCGCGCCAGGCGCGGATCCCTTGCGAAGACCGCCGCGATATCGACGGCTTCCCGGTAACCACCCCCGAGCGAACCGCTTTCGACCTCGCGCGAACTCTGCCGCTCCGCTCCGCGGTCCCTGCCCTCGATGCTTTGTGCCGCGCGACCGGACTCACTCCGTCCGCCGGTCGCGCCTACGCGGCCGGGCACGCGGGTGCCCGCGGATCCGTGCGGGCCGGAACCGCTCTGTCCATGGTCGACCCCGGCGCGGAATCACCGCCGGAGTCCCTGACGAGACTTCTGATCGTCACCAACGGCCTCCCCGCGCCGACCACCCAGATCGTGGTTCGGGACCGCTCAGGGGGATTCATCGCCCGCCTGGACATGGGCTGGTCCGCACCACGCGTCGGCGTCGAGTACGACGGCGCCCACCATTGGACCGACCCCACCCAACGCACCAAAGACATCGACCGCGCCGCCGCACTCGCCGACGCGGGCTGGCACATCGTTCGCGTAAGCGCCAACCTCCTCCACCGCCGCCCCCACGTCCTCCTCGACCGCATCTACTCCGCCCTCGCCACCCGCAACGCCCCCTTGGACACATGATCACCACGCCCTGGCGGTGTACCGCTCTCGCGCTATGCCGCCGCCAGAGCGTGGTGATCTTGATCGTTCGCGTGGGGTGGGGAAACTCGCTGGACGGGGTGTTTATAACTGGGTTATGAGCGAATTTGTGGGGACGTTGTTTTGTGGAAGCGCGTTGGCGGCTCGGGTTGAGGGGTTGGAGATGGGGGCTATTGCTGGGGCGGCGAGGGCGGGGGGTAGGGGGTTTGTGCGGGAGTTCGGGGGTGGGGCTGTGTGTTTTGCGGGGGTGGGGTCGCCGTTGAACAAGGTGGTGGGGGTGGGGTTCGGTGGGGTGCCTTCGGTGGGGGAGTGGGAGGAGGTCGAGAGGGCTTGTGCCGAGGTGGGGGTGGCGGTGCAGGTGGAGTTGTCGCAGTTGGCGGATCCGCGGATCGGGGAGATGCTGACCGGGCGGGGGTATCGGTTGGTGTCGTTCGAGAATGTGCTCGGGGTGGAGTTGGGTGGGCGGCGGTGGGAGGTGCCGGAGGGGGTGGAGGTGCGGCGGGACGAGGACGAGGATTTGGGGGTGTGGCTCGATGTCGTGGTCGACGGGTTCGCGCATCCGGATGACGAAGGGGTGCCCTCGCACGAGGAGTTCCCGCGGGAGGCGATCGCGGCGGTGATGCGGGATATGGCTTCCACCAACGACACCCGGCGATACGTCGCCTATCGCAACGGCGAACCCGCCGGTGGCGCGAGTATGCGTACCGGTGGCGGGATCGCGGCTCTCGCGGGCGCGGCCACGTTGCCGGCGCATCGTCGGAACGGCGTGCAGACGGCCATGCTGTCCACCCGCTTGACCGAGGCCGCCGCGGAAGGCTGTGACCTCGCGGTCATCACCACCCAGCCCGGTTCCAAGTCGCAGCGGAACGCCCAGGGGCGGGGCTTCTCGCTGTTGTACACCCGCGCGGTGCTGGTCAAGGAAGTCTGACGGGTGCCGAGGCTTCAGCGGTCCAGGGGCGGTTCGGCCTCCAGCTCGACGATCCGGCGCCGTTGATCCGCGAGGATTCCGCGCACACCGACGATGAGCTCGACGTAGCTCAGCTGCATCGGCGGCACATCCATCACGGCAGCCAGTTCGCGGTGTTGGAAGTTGACGATTTCGCGAGAGGAATCGAGCTCGGCCTGCACCATCGCCAGCCGCACTTCGGCGGGGATCCGGTCGGCCACCTGGGGCCCGTGCGGCGGCGGCTCCTGTCCTTGCCAGGGCGACCACCGCGAGTGGATGTCGTGCTCGGTCATGTCGGCGAGCCGTTGCAGTAGTGCACGGCATGCCGTGGGTGAGGCGAACACCGTGTCGAGGCACCGGTGGTAGTCAGGGGGTTGCAGCTGAATGTGGTCGCTCATGGTGCACGGCTCCCGGGACTCCGCTCTGTGGCGAAGAGGACGAGCCTAGCCGGTGGACCGCGAGTTCTTCGGTGAGGGCGTCGATGGCCTGGGAGACGCGGTTCGCGCGTGCGGTGGGGCTCGTCGCTTTCAGGATCGGCAGGAAGAGGCGGTATTGATCGGAGCGGCCGAGGGCGGCGTAGGCGGCTTGCGCCCCGGGCATTTCGGCGAGCGCGGCAGCCAACTCGGCAGGGATCTCGGCGGTGCGCTGGCGTTCGTAGGCGGCGGCCCAGCGGCCGTCGGCGACGGCTTCTTCGATGGCGGCGTAGCCGACCGGTCGCATGCGGCCCGCGGCGATGAGGGCTTCGGCCTTGGCGACGTTGACCTGGGACCAGGGGCTGCGCGCGCGGCGCGGGGAGTAGCGCTGGAGGTAGTGGTGGGCGTCGAGGGCGCGGCGGTGGCTGTCGATCCAGCCGTAGCAGAGCGCGCCGTCGAGCGTTTCGGTGATGGTCACCGACGGGCTCGGGGCGTTCTTCTTGGCGATGCGGACCCAGATCTCGTCCACGGTGGCGTGGTTCGCGGCCAGCCAGGTTTCCCATTCGGTGGCGTCGGCGCAGGTGATGAAGTCGATCTGGTTCATGAAGACCATCCTGCACCTCAAAGTGCTCACCGAATGAGCAGTTTTTCAACCGGGTTCGGCCGCACGCGTGCTCGGCCCTGCCTAGGTGTTCCGGCGGGTGTTCGCGCGTCGCGCGGTGGGTGCTCACACGTTGATTTCGGGCCGGCGCTCGCACGGCCTCAGGTGCTTGACGACTGCGAAGATGTGAGCCGCTGGGATGTTTACCGCGCGGTCTGGAGCATGGCGAGTAGGGCGTGGGCGGCTTGTCGGCCCTGTTCGGCGCGTTCGGGACCGTCCACACCCTGGAGGTGGAAGGCCCAGTGCGCCTCGAACAGGCACGCGAGCGCGTACGCGGTGCCTGCGATCTGTGCCGGTGCCGCCCCGGGGTAGGTGTCGGCCAGCTGGAGTTCCAGGGCGGGTAGCCACCGTTGTGTCCACAGCTCGGTGAGTCGCCGGCGGACAAGAGAATCGCGGGCGGCGAGGGCGACGAGTTCGCACCACACCACGAGGTCGTCGCGGTTCGTGTAGGCGCCAGGCTCGAACATGCGCGCCACTCGATCCTCGATCGGCTCGTCGGCGCCCAGGCGCAGCATCGCGTCGCCGTATGCCGCCACCGCGTCGGTGATGAAGGCCTGCATGAGCCCGTCCCGGTTGCCGAAATAGTGCAGGACCAGGGTGCGCTGCACGCCGGCGGCCGTGGCCACCCGGGACAGTGTCGTGGCGGAGAAGCCCTCCGCGGCCACCACCGAGCGCGCCGCCCGCAGGATCTGGGCGACGCGCTCCTTGGCCTTGCTCGGTCGGCCGACTTTATTTACTGTCATGATAGTCAATATATTCGACGGGGAGGCAGTCATGCGAGTTCTGGCACTGGGTGGGGCGGGGGAGATGGGGCGGGTCGCGGCGCGGGTCCTGCGCGGTGACAGCCGGGTGAGCGCCTTGACGATCGCCGATCGGGACGAGTCGGCGGCGCGGAAAGTCGCCGCGGAACTGGGTGCCGACGCCCTCGGTCTCGATGTCACCGATGCCTCGGCGCTGGCAGCGGCTTTGCGCGCGGCCGACCTGGTCGTCAACACGGTCGGCCCGTACTTCCGCTTCGGCCCACCGATCCTGGCCGCCGCCATCGACGCGCGCTGCGACTACATCGACATCTGCGACGACCCGCAGCCCACCATCGAGATGCTGGAACTGGACGCGCGGGCGAAGGCGGCCGGCGTGACCGCGCTGCTCGGCATGGGCGCGAGCCCCGGCCTCGCCAACCTGCTCGCGGTGCGCGCGGGCGCCGAACTCGACCGGGTCGATGACCTGGTCACCGGCTGGAACATCCACTCCGCCCACCCTGAACCCGTCCGGTTCATCTCCGCCGGACCCGCCGCGACGGGGTCGCTTCATGCTGCCGGACCCGCGGCGACTGGGTCGTCTGGTGGTGCCGGGCCTGCTGCGACCGGGTCGCGCGATGCGGCTGGGGCCGCGGCGACTGGGTCGTCTGGTGGTGCCGGGCCTGCTGCGACCGGGTCGCGCGATGCGGCTGGGGCCGCGGCGACTGGGTCGTCTGGTGGTGCCGGGCCTGCTGCGACCGGGTCGCGCGATGCGGCTGGGGCCGCGGCGACTGGGTCGTCTGGTGGTGCCGGGCCTGCTGCGACCGGGTCGCTCGATGCGGCTGGACCTGCCGTGACCGGGTCGTCTGGTGGTGCCGGACTTGTGGCGACCGGATCGTCTGTTGGTGCCAGATCCGCGGCGACCGGGTCGTCCGTTGGTGCCGGACCCGCGATAGCTGGGTCGTCCGCGGCCGGCCGAACGGCTGCCGGGCCTACCGCCGCCGTCGTGCATGGGATGCGTCAGATCAGTGGCGAGATTCCGGTGACTCGCGATGGTGTTCGCACCGAACGTCCTGCGCTGGAACGGCTCCGGCTGGACTACCCGGGGCTCGGCACCGGCGTGGGTCGCAGCTTCGGTCACCCGGAGGCGATCACGCTGCCGCTGGCGTTCCCCGGCCTCCGCGCGGCGACCTCGGTGGTGGTAGCCGATCGCCCGACTACGGCCGCTCTGCACGCGCTGCGCTGGACCATCGACCGCCGCCTGTTGACTCTCGACCGGGCGGCCCGCCTCGCCGCCCGCGTCGAGCGCCTGCTTCCCGCCGACCCGGCGACGCTCGTCGCGGCAGGCGGACTCCCGCCGCTGTTCGCGATCGCCACCGGCCTGCGCGACGGTGCACCCGCGACGGCGGCCACGGCACTGTCCCAGGTACCCGGCCTGTCGATGGCCGAGAACACCGGCGTCCCACTGGCTGTGGGAGCACTGCTCATGGCTGCCGACCCGAAGCCGGGCGTCCACGCCCCCGAGACCCTGCTCGACCCGGACCGCTTCTTCACCGCCTTCGCCCCGCACTGCATCGGTGCCCCTGCCCCGAACGCGATGACGGTCACCACCCGCAGCTGGTCCGGCCCCGAAGCCAACGCCACGGCGCTGTCCGCATCCCTGCTGACCGCGCTGGTCGCAGCGCGCTGAGGGCACTGACGGCACCCGAGCGCCACCGTCGACACCCAAGCTGCACCTGATCGGTGCCGGCGGCCCCAAGCGGTTCTCGGCGGCGGCCTGAGCGAAACCGGCGGCACTCGAGCGAAACCGGCGGCACTCGAGCGGTACCGGCGGCGGCTGAGCGGAAGTGGCGGCGGCCGAGCGGAACCGGCGGCATCCGAGCCGAATCGGCCGTGCCTGATCGATATCGGCGGCACCTGACCGGTACGGGCGGCACCTGAGCGCCACGGGGGCAGCTCGCCTAGAGCTGGCCGGACCGAGTCCCCCGGAAACGCGAACCGCCCCGCTCATCGTGTGATGAGCGGGGCGGCAGCGATATTCACAACCAGGTGTCGAGACTGGTGGTCGTGAGGAAATGGTCCAGGTCCGCGCGCCACGGTGCGGGCGTGGTCTTGTCCGGCTCGATGCCGGTGTACTGCCCGCGATAGAACAGCAGTGGGCGGCCGTTGGTGGTCTCCGATTCGGACAGGGCGTGCACCCGGCCGATGACGATGTAGTGGTCACCACCGTCGACGACGGAGTCGACGGTGCATTCGATGGTGGCCAGCGACTCGTCGAGCACCGGCACCCCCAGCTCGGAGGTGTGCCAGGCGACGCCGGCGAACTTGTCGGTCTCGCGCGAGCCGAAGCGCGCGCAGGTCGGCTGCTGTGCCTCGGCGAGCACGTTCACGCAGAACTTGCCCGCCGCCTCGATCGCCGCCCAGGAGCGCGACCCCTTGGTGGGGCAGAACAGCACCAGGGGCGGGTCGAGGGACAGGGCGGCGAAGGACTGGCAGGCGAAGCCGATCGGCTCACCCGCCGGGTCCAGCGCGGTGATCACGGTGATGCCGGTGCAGAACTGCCCCAGCACATTACGAAATTGCCGGCCGTCGATCGCCGGTGTCTGTTCGGTCATGTCCCTCGCCGCCATTCCTACTGCTGCTTGAATCCGACGGTGAAGTCGTGACCCCACAGGCTGACCGCGGTGGATTCGCGGGCGACCCAGTCGTGATCGTCGACTTCCAGTCCCTCACAGCCGAATTCGATGTCGAACCCGCCGGGAGTCTTCATGTAGAAGGACAGCATCTTGTCGTTGATGTGCCTGCCGAGGGTGGCCGACATCTTGACCTTCTTGCGGTAGGCGCGGTCCAGGCAGAGGCCGACGTCGTCGGAGTTCTCCACCTCGACCATCAGGTGCACGATGCCGGTGGGATTCGGCAGCGGCAGGAACGCCAGCGCGTGGTGGCGCGGGTTGCAGCCGTAGAAGCGCAGCCAGGCCGGGGCGCCGTCGGCTGGGCGACCCACCATCTGCGGTGGCAGCCGCATGGAGTCGCGTAGCCGGAAGCCGAGGACGTCCTGGTAGAACGCCTGGGCGGCGGCGTCGTCGGTGCAGGTCAGCACCACGTGGCCCAGGCCCTGCTCGGCGGTGACGAACTTGTGGCCGTAGGGGCTCACGAAACGGCGGCCCAGGTACTGCGCGCCGTAGAACGCCTCGAGGGTGTTCCCCGACGGGTCCTGGAACCGGATCATGCCCTCGACGCGGCGCTCGCCCAGCTCTTCCTTGGTGCCCTCGGTGAAGGCGACGTCGGCCTTGGCCAGTGTCTCGCGCAGCTCCTGCAGGCCGCGGGCGTCGGTGACCTCCCAGCCCGAGACCAGCAGCCGGTCCTGCTCACCGGGGACGATCACCAGGCGTGCGGCGAAATCGTCCATGCGCAGGTAGAGCGCGTCGGGGTTGAGCCCGGTGCCCTCCATCATGCCGAGCACCTTGAGGCCGTACTCGCGCCAGGCCGCCATGTCGGTGGCCTCGATGCGCATGTAGCCCAGGGCACGAATGCTCATTGCTTGTCTCCGAGGAAATCGAGGGTGAGCCGGTTGAACTCGTCGAACTTCTCCAGCTGGGCCCAGTGGCCGCAGCCACCGAAGACGTGCAGCTGCACGCGCGGGATGACCTTGGTGGCCACCAGCGCGCCGTCGAGCGGGTTGACCCGGTCCTCACGGCCCCAGATCAGCAGCACCGGCTGACGCAGCTTGTACGCGTCGCGCCAGAGCATGCCCTTCTCGAAGTCGGCACCGGCGAAGGACTTACCCATCGCGCGGACCGCGGCCAGGGATTCGGGAGTGCTCGCCAGGGCGAACCGTTCGTCGATGAGCTCTTCGGTGACCAGCGACTGGTCGAAGACCATGATCCGCAGGAACTTCTCCAGGTTCTCCCTGGTCGGCGCGTAGCTGAAGGCCGAGAGCAGCTTGACGCCCTCGGTCGGATCCGGCGCGAACAGGTTGGTGCTCAGCCCACCCGGGCCCATCAGCACGAGCTTGCCCGCGCGCTTGGGGTTGTCCAGGGCGAAGCGCACCGAGGTGCCGCCGCCGAGCGAATTGCCCAGCAGGTGCACTCGATCGGTGATCTCGAGGTGATCGAGCAGCGCGAGCAGCGCGGTGGACGCGTGCACGAAGTACTGCGGGTGATCGACCGGCTTGTCGGACTTGCCGAAACCGGGCTGGTCGAGCGCGATCACGTGGAAGTTCTGCGCCAGCACCGGGATGTTGCGGGCGAAGTTGGACCACGCCGAGGCGCCGGGCCCGCCGCCGTGCAGCAGCACGATCGTGGGTCCGTTGCCGACGCCGGCCTCGTGGTAGTGCAGCTTCAGGTCGGGGGTGACCTGCGCGTAGCGGGAGGTCGATTCGTAGGTGAGTTCAGCGGTCTGGGTCATCGGCTACACCATGGCGTCGGTGACGGGCAGGCCGAACTCGTGCGTGCCGTACATGACGTAGGCGCGCTCGGGATCGTTGGCCGCGTGTACCCGGCCGGCGTGCGCGTCGCGCCAGAAGCGCTGCAGCGGAGTGCCGTTGGCCAGTGCGGTGGCGCCGGAGGACTCGAAGAGCTTGTCGATCGAGGCGATCACCCGCCCGGTCGCGCGGACCTGGTCGCGGCGGGCGCGCACGCGCAGGTCGAACGGCACTTCCTCGCCTGCCTGCAGCAGCGCGTACTCCTCGGCCACATTGCCCGAGAGCTGACGCCACGCGGCGTCGATGTCGCTGGCCGCCTCGGCGACGCGCACCTTGGCGAACGGGTCGTCCTTGGCGTTCTCGCCGGCGAAGGCCGCGCGCACACGCTTGCCCTGGTGCTCGACGTGCGCTTCGTAGGCGCCGTAGCCC
It encodes the following:
- the dmpG gene encoding 4-hydroxy-2-oxovalerate aldolase, whose protein sequence is MSNILKPFSGELDVRVTDTSLRDGSHHKRHQFTVDEVRNIVAALDGSGVPVIEVTHGDGLGGSSFNYGFSKTPEQELIKAAAETAKQAKIAFLMLPGVGVKEDIKISQDNGASICRIATHCTEADVSIQHFGLARELGLETVGFLMMAHSTTPEKLAKQARIMADAGCQCVYVVDSAGALVLEQVSDRVAALVAELGDDAQVGFHGHENLGLAVANSVYAVRAGATQIDGSARRFGAGAGNLPVEAFIGVCDKLGVKTGVDFFAVTDAAEDVVRPAMPTECLLDRQALMMGYAGVYSSFLRHAERQAERYNVSAAEMLVRAGQRKLVGGQEDQLIDIALELQREATASA
- a CDS encoding acetaldehyde dehydrogenase (acetylating); protein product: MTSKVTAAIVGSGNISTDLLYKLLRSDKIEPRWMIGIDPESEGLKRARGLGLETSAEGADWLLALDEKPDLVFEATSAYVHRAYAPKYEAAGIRAVDLTPAAVGPAVIPPVNLDSLRDAPNVNMITCGGQATIPMVAAVSRVVPVKYAEIVASVSSVSAGPGTRANIDEFTKTTSKGVETIGGAERGKAIIILNPAEPPMIMRDTIFCSIPDDADRDAIAESIVAMEKSIQEYVPGYRLLNDPQFDDPSVISGGMAKVSIFVEVEGAGDFLPPYAGNLDIMTAAATRVGDVVADQIISARV
- a CDS encoding endonuclease domain-containing protein, with amino-acid sequence MRHDFERVAHDVYVARGLRLDAVGRAKAAVLWTKGRGVLLGLSASAMLGSKWIDADTPAEIAMPTYRRPPPWIISRQARIPCEDRRDIDGFPVTTPERTAFDLARTLPLRSAVPALDALCRATGLTPSAGRAYAAGHAGARGSVRAGTALSMVDPGAESPPESLTRLLIVTNGLPAPTTQIVVRDRSGGFIARLDMGWSAPRVGVEYDGAHHWTDPTQRTKDIDRAAALADAGWHIVRVSANLLHRRPHVLLDRIYSALATRNAPLDT
- a CDS encoding YdeI/OmpD-associated family protein, coding for MNQIDFITCADATEWETWLAANHATVDEIWVRIAKKNAPSPSVTITETLDGALCYGWIDSHRRALDAHHYLQRYSPRRARSPWSQVNVAKAEALIAAGRMRPVGYAAIEEAVADGRWAAAYERQRTAEIPAELAAALAEMPGAQAAYAALGRSDQYRLFLPILKATSPTARANRVSQAIDALTEELAVHRLGSSSSPQSGVPGAVHHERPHSAATP
- a CDS encoding 2-keto-4-pentenoate hydratase, whose product is MLPDAVRTQLADELARAEDERVAVSPLVDRYPDIDVVDAYEIQLLNIQRRLKAGAKVVGHKVGLSSKAMQQMMGVDEPDYGHLLAEMEVFEDVPVDTSKYLLPRVEVEVGFVLGADLPGEDCTEADVLAATVAYAPSIELIDSRIKDWKIGLADTISDNASSAGFVLGKQRVAPGDIDIKAIDAVLTRNGEVIAEGRSDAVLGDPVIAVAWLARKVATFGVRLKKGDIVLPGSCTRAIDARPGDEFLADFAGLGSVRLRFS
- the kstD gene encoding 3-oxosteroid 1-dehydrogenase yields the protein MSDREYDVVVVGSGAAGMTAALTAAHNGLSVVLLEKAAHYGGSTARSGGGVWIPGNKALKASGRPDDREEARTYLHSIIGDAVPAEKIDTYLDRGAEAFDFVLDHTPLKMKWVPGYSDYYPEAPGGLGQGRSCEPTPFNGKVLGAELANLEPPYAKAPLNVVVMQADFVRLNLIKRHPKGMMRALRVGARTYLAKFTGKHLLGMGQAIMAAMRKGLLDAGVPVLLNTPLTDLVVTDGRVTGVKATVDGEPVTFTARYGVVLGSGGFEHNADMRAKYQRQPITTEWTTGAAGNTGDGIVAGMAAGATVGFMEDAWWGPTIFKGGKPWFALAERNLPGTIMVNDRGERFGNESAPYVEAVHTMYGGEHGQGAGPGENVPAWLVFDQRYRNRYIFAGLQPGQRFPSRWMENDYIVKADSIAELAEKIGVPADSLDATVTRFNGFAATGKDEDYGRGNSHYDRYYGDPTVKPNPCLAEISQGPFYAAKIVPGDLGTKGGLVTDTSGRVLREDDSVIEGLYAAGNTSAPVMGHTYAGPGATIGPAITFAYLAVLDIAAAKQAEAAA
- a CDS encoding GNAT family N-acetyltransferase; this translates as MFCGSALAARVEGLEMGAIAGAARAGGRGFVREFGGGAVCFAGVGSPLNKVVGVGFGGVPSVGEWEEVERACAEVGVAVQVELSQLADPRIGEMLTGRGYRLVSFENVLGVELGGRRWEVPEGVEVRRDEDEDLGVWLDVVVDGFAHPDDEGVPSHEEFPREAIAAVMRDMASTNDTRRYVAYRNGEPAGGASMRTGGGIAALAGAATLPAHRRNGVQTAMLSTRLTEAAAEGCDLAVITTQPGSKSQRNAQGRGFSLLYTRAVLVKEV